In the Myxocyprinus asiaticus isolate MX2 ecotype Aquarium Trade chromosome 31, UBuf_Myxa_2, whole genome shotgun sequence genome, gatatatttcaaatgtttatttcttttaattttgatgattataactgacaactaaggaaaatcccaaattcagtatctcagaaaattagaatattgtgaaaaggttcaatattgaagacacctggtgccacactctaatcagctaattaactcaaaacacctgcaaaggcatttaaatggtctctcagtctagttctgtacgctacacaatcatggggaagactgctgacttgacagttgtccaaaagacgaccattgacatgttgcacaaggagggcaagacacaaaaggtcattgcaaaagagtctggctgttcacagagctctgtgtccaagcacattaatagagaggtgaagggaaggaaaagatgtggtagaaaaaagtgtacaagcaatagggataaccgtaccctggagaggattgtgaaacaaaacccattcaaaaatgtgggggagaaccactacgcacagacgtatgcaagacatgggtttcagctgtcgcattccttgtgtcaagccactcttgaacaacagacagcgtctgaagcgtctcgcctgggctaaagacaaaaaggactggactgctgctgagtggtccaaagttatgttccctgatgaaagtaaattttgcatttcctttggaaatcagggtcccagagtctggaggaagagaggagaggcacacaatccacgttgcttgaggtccagtgtaaagtttccacagtcagtgatggtttggggtgccatgtcatctgctggtgttggttcactgtgttttctgaggtccaaggtcaacgcagccgtataccaggaagttttagagcatttcatgcttcctgctgctgaccaactttatggagatgcagatttcattttccaacaggacttggcacctgcacacagtgccaaagcaaccagtatctggtttaaggaccatggtatccctgttcttaattggccagcaaactcgcctgaccttaaccccatagaaaatctatggggtattgtgaagaggaagatgtgatatgccagacccaacaatgcagaagagctgaaggccactatcagagcaacctgggctctcataacacctgagcagtgccacagactgatcgactccatgccacaccgcattgctgcagtaattcaggcaaaaggagccccaactaagtattgagtgctgtacatgctcatacttttcagttggccaagatttctaaaaatcctttctttgtattggtcttaagtaatattctaattttctgagatactgaatttgggattttccttagttgtcaattataatcatcaaaattaaaagaaataaacatttgaaatatatcagtctgtgtgtaatgaatgaatataatatacaagtttcactttttgaatggaattagtgaaataaatcaactttttgatgatattctaattatatgaccagcacctgtgtatatatacaggtgcatctcaataaattagaatgtcatggaaaagttcatttatttcagtaattcaacacaaattgtgaaactcgtgtattaaataaattcagtgcacacagactgaagtagtttaagtctttggttcttttaattgtgatgattttgctcacatttaacaaaaacccaccaattcaccatctcaaaattagaatacatcataagaccaataaaaaaaaacatttttagtgaattgttggccttctggaaagtatgttcatttactgtatatgtactcaatacttggtaggggctccttttgctttaattactgcctcaattcggtgtggcatggaggtgatcagtttgtggcactgctgaggtggtatggaagcccaggtttctttgacagtggccttcagctcatctgcactttttggtctcttgtttctcattttcctcttgacaataccccatagattctctatggggttcaggtctggggagtttgctggccagtcaagcacaccaacaccatggtcatttaaccaacttttggtgcttttggcagtgtgggcaggtgccaaatcctgctggaaaatgaaatcagcatctttaaaaagctggtcagcagaaggaagcatgaagtgctccaaaatttcttggtaatcgggtgcagtgactttggttttcaaaaaacacaatggaccaacaccagcagatgacattgcaccccaaatcatcacagactgtggaaatttaacactggacttcaagcaacttgggctatgagcttctccacccttcctccagactctaggaccttggtttccaaatgaaatacaaaacttgctctcatctgaaaagaggactttggaccactgggcatcagtccagtttttcttctccttagcccaggtaagacgcctctgatgttgtctgtggttcaggagtggcttaacaagaggaatacgacaactgtagccaaatttcttgacatgtctgtgtgtggttgatgccttgaccccagcctcagtccattccttgtgaagttcacccaaaatcttgaatcgattttgcttgacaatcctcataaggctgcggttctctcggttggttgtgcatctttttcttccacactttttccttccactcaactttctgtttacatgcttggatacagcactctgtgaacagccagcttctttggcaatgaatgtttgtggcttaccctccttgtgaagggtgtcaatgattgtcttctggacaactgtcagatcagcagtcttccccatgattgtgtagcctagtgaaccaaagtgagagaccattttgaaggctcaggaaacctttgcaggtgttttgagttgattagctgattggcatgtcaccatattctaattttttgagatagtgaattggtgggtttttgttaaatgtgagccaaaatcatcacaattaaaagaaccaaagacttaaactacttcagtctgtgtgcattgaatttatttaatacacgagtttcacaatttgagttgaattactgaaataaatgaacttttccacgacattctaatttattgagatgcacctgtatataagtaAGAGCTGTCCTTCCGCATAGCTGTTCCACACTCCAGTTCAGTTGGTGGCGGTAATGCGCcaaaagctggtttgccaaccgaCAATAAATAAGAGAAGAAGCGATCCTTTCTTATTTTCCCGGAAATACATCTGTTCTAACAACTTGATCATTACACGATCGAAAACATTGTCCTAATAACATTTAACTGCTAAAATTTGTACGACAATAAAAGATTAACaaacaaacttaaaataaaatttagaaaTGGCTCTGTTTAGTCACTACTTATTGAGCAACAGCccatgaatttttaaaagtctgAAGCATAGTAATTTTAGCAGCTGTcggaattataataataaatagtataaGCCTTatataatgttgatctgtttcaacagataactattttttatttaaatacttttattttgaaacccgCTTTGAAAACAAGAGGAAGGACCGCTCTGCGCAACTTTTCTGATAAGAATCTGATGTAAAATTACAACAGCATGTTTTGGCTTCATTTTAACAGCAGTTGTTTTTCACGATCTCTGATGCATACGTAACCACTGATGCTTATTTAAATGTTCTGTTTGCACCTATTCAAACAGTTTATACAAGTGCTAGAACTGCCAATGCTTGATGCGTCGTTGTCGTGAATCTTGTTGAATTATTATATTGTACCAGCCGCCCAACACAAATTAAGTTAGTTTGCTGCACATCTCTTAACTATCAGTGGTCACTATGTTTAGGTATCAGTCTTTTCAGAGTCAACCGACTCTTGTCATCTTATTACTGGCTGACACGCGTAACCAGCCTCAGGCCTTTACCACAAGCAACTTTGTAGGTGAATCTTCTCATCTCACCATGAAACCAAATGACTCTCAAATTCCGCTGGTAAGAATGCATGATTGCAAGTTTGCATCCTCATTCATCAGTGCATTCTTATAAGAAAATAGACGCATGTGTTTATAGAAGCTTATGTTTTCTGTGCTCCTTGATATAAAGTAATCATATGAATTAAGTACCTACCAAATGTATTTCCACTAACATGGCAGCAAATAAAAAGTGTATAGAGGAGGGTGACATTTGAACGAGATCTCAACATTAGAGAGTGAAGTGTAGcctttatttttgtgtattaGTTTCaaggctttaaagggatagttcaccccaaaataaaaattctcccatcatttactcaccctcacgccatcccaagTGTGCAttaatttctctcttctgctgaacacaaactaagatttttagaataatatttcagctctttaggtccatacaatggaagtgaatgggtaacaaaaatgtgaagctccagaaagcatataaaggcatcataaaagtaatccataagactccagtgtataatggatccatgtcttcagaattaatatgataggtgtgagaaacaggtcaatatctacatgttttttttttattttttcgttttttttatttattttttttactatcaattctcctccctgcccagtaggtggtgatatgcacgaagaaggcgaatcaccaaaaacaaaagatgaagaatgtgaaagtggatatttatagtaaaataggacttaaatattgatctctttctcacccacacctcatattgcttctgaatatgtagatttaaccactgtagtcatatggattacttctatgctgcctttatgagcttcaagattttggtaCCCAATCACTTGaaattgtgtggacctacagagctgaaatattcttctgttcagcataagaaaggaagtcatacacgtcttggatggcatgagagcgagtaaatgatgagagaattttcaattttgagtgAATTCTCACTTTAAGGTCAAATTAAAGAGCCATCTGTATACTGTAGCCCTGCAGATTTTCTTGAATGTAATTACTCCAATAGAAAGCAAGCATGGGAACTGAAGTAAACATAATGTTACTTGATAAATACCTATGTTTGTTTAGTCAGTGCTTGCActtgaaacatttacatttacatgtgatGTGAATTTTATAGCCTGTACAGGAGAGTAATGCAAGCCTTTTGGTGGAGGACAGAGCAGAAGAAGCCATCCAGACAATATTCTGTGATGGTAAGATTCATTGTGTGGTCGCCCTCCCATTCACAGTCATTTACTGTCTCTAAATGTATAACATCTACATGAGCTGTTGGTAGTACATTGTTAGACTATATTTTGCGATGACTGCTTTAACATTTTATGCTTTCCTTAGGAAATGTATTCCTTTCTAAACTGAGGAATTTTCATCTTTATTgacacatacactggcggccaacagtttggagtaatgtacagattttgctgttttggaagaaaattggtactttaattcaccaaagtgtcattcaactgatcacaaagtatagtcaggacattactgatgtaaaaaaacagcaccatcactatttaaaaaaaaaaaaaaaaaatctttttgatcaaatctagacaggccccatttccagcagccatcactccaacaccttatccttgagtaatcatgttaaattgctaatttggaactagaaaatcactttatatcaaacacagttgaaagctatttggttcattaaatgaagcttaacattgtctttgtgtttgtttttgagttgccacagtacgcaatagactgacatgtcttaaggacaatattaggtcaaaaatggcaaaaaagaaacagctttctctagaaactcatcagtcaatcattgttttgaggaatgaaggctatacaatgcttgacattgccaaaaaactgaagatttcatacaaaggtgtacactacagtcttcaaagacaaaggacaactggctctaacaaggacaggaagagatgtggaaggccagatgtacaactaaacaagaggataagtacatcagagtctctagtttgagaaatagacgcctcacatgtcctcagctgacagcttcattgaattctacccgctcaacaccagtttcatgtacaacagtaaagagaagactcaggggtgcaggccttatgggaagaattgcaaagaaaaagccacttttgaaacagaaaagcaaaaagaaatggttagagtgggcaaagaaatacagacattggacaacagataattggaaaagagtgttatggatcttaaccccattgagcttttgtgggatcagctagactgtaaggtgcgtgagaagtgccctacaagacagccacatcaatggcaagtgctacaggaagcgtggggtgaaatgtcacttgagtatctagacaaactgacagctagaatgccaaggatctgcaaagctgtcattgctgcacgtggatgatttttttgatgagaactctttgaagtagtttaagaagttctgaatttttattttattttttattataatagtaatttgtcacattattaatgtcctgactatacattgtgatcagtttggtgaataaaagtactaatttattttcataagagcaaaatctgtacattattccaaacttttggccaccagtgtatgtataatataatgtaaaacaAATTGTGATATGCCTTATTTTGTCAGATAATGATGAGAGGGGCTGGTCTGAAAATCAGGAAGGCTTGTTGCAGACATCAACTGATCAACCTGAAATGCCACGAGAGAAAGAGTCCTTTGAATGTGAGCAGTGTGGAAAGGTCTTTCCAAAGATGCATGGTCTTGCACACCACAAGCATGTACATTCAAGCATAAAGCGACACAGTTGTGAAAAGTGCGGGAAGAAGTTCAAACAGTTCAGAGCGCTAGAGACTCATCTCCGTACACATATGCCGAAGAATGAGAAGAAGAAATTCCCCTGTAGTACCTGTGGAAAAAGCTTTAAACATCTTACATTACATCAACTGGTTCATGCTGAAGTCAGGCCTTTTACTTGTGATATATGTGGACAAGGATTTACAGTCAAAGGAAATTTAAACAAGCACCAAAGGGTGCATACGGGCGAAAAGCCATATGAATGTGAGACGTGTGGAAAATGTTTCGCCGAAATGGGGACCCTAAACATGCACAAGAAATTTCATTCAAGTGACAGGCCGATAAAATGCAGCTACTGCAATAAGAGTTTCAAGAGCCGCAATCATTTGCAACGGCACCTCCCTGTGCACACAGGTGAGAGGCGACATGCATGTCAATTCTGTGGAAAAAAATTTGCACAACACGAGGCTATGAGACGCCACATACTCATTCACACCGGTGAAAAGCCGTACATCTGTGAGGTGTGTGGTGTTCGATTCAGACAGAGAAGCAATTTGAAAATTCATTTGCGGATGCATGGAAATGCGCAGTTTACGTGTGAAGTGTGTGGAAAAACATTCCAGCATGATTTTTTGCTACAGGATCACATTCTAACACACAATCAGACTGGAAATTCATCAGATAAGAAAGTTGCTTATGGCTGTGATGTGTGTGGGAAGTTTCTGAGCTCTGCCTATGGGTTGAAAATTCATCTGCAACTTCATTCATATAACTGCAAACCTTTTCCTTGCAAGTTATGCGAGAGGAGGTACAACAGCGCATATAGCCTTCGGATACATGAGCAGCttcatacaggagagaaacctttcaaatGTGAGATATGTGGAAAGGGCTTTGTACGCAAGGGGTCCTATAAAACCCATGTGTTTAGCCATTCAGGAGAAAGACCTCACAAATGCATAGTGTGTGGGAAAACATTTAAATGGTCCACCTCTCTGAAAATCCATAAACTTATTCATACTGATAAAAAACCTCACAAGTGTGAGACATGTGGAAAGTCCTTTCAGTTATCTGGAAACTTAAAGCGACACATGTGTGTTC is a window encoding:
- the LOC127422504 gene encoding gastrula zinc finger protein XlCGF57.1-like isoform X1, with translation MFRYQSFQSQPTLVILLLADTRNQPQAFTTSNFVGESSHLTMKPNDSQIPLPVQESNASLLVEDRAEEAIQTIFCDDNDERGWSENQEGLLQTSTDQPEMPREKESFECEQCGKVFPKMHGLAHHKHVHSSIKRHSCEKCGKKFKQFRALETHLRTHMPKNEKKKFPCSTCGKSFKHLTLHQLVHAEVRPFTCDICGQGFTVKGNLNKHQRVHTGEKPYECETCGKCFAEMGTLNMHKKFHSSDRPIKCSYCNKSFKSRNHLQRHLPVHTGERRHACQFCGKKFAQHEAMRRHILIHTGEKPYICEVCGVRFRQRSNLKIHLRMHGNAQFTCEVCGKTFQHDFLLQDHILTHNQTGNSSDKKVAYGCDVCGKFLSSAYGLKIHLQLHSYNCKPFPCKLCERRYNSAYSLRIHEQLHTGEKPFKCEICGKGFVRKGSYKTHVFSHSGERPHKCIVCGKTFKWSTSLKIHKLIHTDKKPHKCETCGKSFQLSGNLKRHMCVHSAEEPFSCEVCGERFVKLSNMKEHMQIHTGVKPYTCQTCGKTYAYLRHYNDHKCKPA
- the LOC127422504 gene encoding zinc finger protein 226-like isoform X2, with protein sequence MPREKESFECEQCGKVFPKMHGLAHHKHVHSSIKRHSCEKCGKKFKQFRALETHLRTHMPKNEKKKFPCSTCGKSFKHLTLHQLVHAEVRPFTCDICGQGFTVKGNLNKHQRVHTGEKPYECETCGKCFAEMGTLNMHKKFHSSDRPIKCSYCNKSFKSRNHLQRHLPVHTGERRHACQFCGKKFAQHEAMRRHILIHTGEKPYICEVCGVRFRQRSNLKIHLRMHGNAQFTCEVCGKTFQHDFLLQDHILTHNQTGNSSDKKVAYGCDVCGKFLSSAYGLKIHLQLHSYNCKPFPCKLCERRYNSAYSLRIHEQLHTGEKPFKCEICGKGFVRKGSYKTHVFSHSGERPHKCIVCGKTFKWSTSLKIHKLIHTDKKPHKCETCGKSFQLSGNLKRHMCVHSAEEPFSCEVCGERFVKLSNMKEHMQIHTGVKPYTCQTCGKTYAYLRHYNDHKCKPA